The Leptospira sp. WS39.C2 genome contains a region encoding:
- the nusB gene encoding transcription antitermination factor NusB, which produces MSSRHRGRSLALMCLYQIDLVGTDPERAMKFDWYDKKITREEKDYAVFLVKGVVENRKAIDTLIKKYSENWELSRISVVNRCILRLSILSLQKEPFLAAPVVINEAVELTKEFETDESAQFINGLLDAFYKKEILTKESH; this is translated from the coding sequence ATGAGTTCCAGACACCGTGGGCGTAGTCTTGCCCTGATGTGCCTCTACCAAATTGATTTGGTGGGAACAGACCCGGAGCGTGCCATGAAATTCGATTGGTACGACAAAAAAATCACTAGGGAAGAAAAGGATTATGCTGTCTTTCTTGTGAAAGGAGTGGTCGAAAATCGAAAAGCGATCGATACTCTAATTAAGAAGTATTCGGAGAATTGGGAACTTTCGCGTATTTCCGTTGTCAATCGTTGTATTTTACGTTTATCAATCCTAAGTTTGCAGAAGGAACCTTTCCTTGCTGCTCCCGTTGTCATCAATGAGGCAGTGGAACTCACAAAGGAATTTGAAACGGACGAATCAGCGCAATTCATCAACGGACTACTCGATGCCTTCTATAAGAAGGAGATCTTAACAAAAGAGTCCCACTAA
- a CDS encoding glycoside hydrolase family 57 protein: protein MNQTTKGHLVFVLHAHLPFVRHPGYDTAFIEENWLNEAILETYIPLIRVFRNLKKESVRFRITMSFTPTLSQMLVDPYLQNQFRNYIKNLISLADHETKRTKTDPHLHYLATRYLEHFLDTESIFEEANGDLTKLYLPFIESGELEAMTSPATHAFLPFYDSEKSVFRSQLKNGRRTFRRIWGRDPKGIWLSECGYTENLEEELDREGFRYFFVDTHGITHANPRPKFGVYAPVEVGYGVFAFGRDPESSKQVWSSIDGYPGDFRYREYYRDIGHDLPWEEISPYLHSNGIRINTSIKYFRITGKTGDKGYYHPDWAMEACGNHAEDFLQNRIKQAEHLFEINKQPSVVVSPYDAELYGHWWYEGPQFIEFLFKKIHFNQNTIQLSHPLEAARSLPKIQSVEMKMSSWGENGYGDVWLNSNNDWIYPLIHDLSIRMHKRVHELSTGTEIQIRILKQMGRELLLLQSSDWAFIMKTGTMVDYAIRRTNVHTNLFLALEAMLTGPLDMSVLEAAETENNAFPDIRLEDFR, encoded by the coding sequence ATGAACCAGACCACAAAAGGGCATTTGGTATTTGTTTTACATGCTCACCTACCATTTGTTAGACACCCTGGTTATGACACAGCTTTTATTGAAGAAAATTGGCTAAACGAAGCCATCCTCGAAACTTATATCCCTCTCATCCGTGTGTTTCGGAATTTAAAAAAAGAATCAGTTCGGTTTCGGATCACCATGTCGTTTACACCAACTCTTTCCCAAATGTTAGTGGATCCATACTTACAAAACCAGTTTCGTAATTACATAAAAAACCTAATCTCACTTGCAGATCACGAAACCAAACGAACAAAAACGGATCCCCATTTACACTATTTGGCAACACGGTATCTAGAACATTTTTTAGACACGGAATCAATCTTTGAAGAAGCTAACGGGGATTTGACGAAATTGTATTTGCCGTTTATCGAATCGGGGGAACTTGAGGCGATGACAAGCCCTGCCACCCATGCTTTTTTGCCTTTTTATGATTCGGAAAAGTCGGTCTTTCGTTCCCAATTGAAAAACGGCCGGCGCACGTTTCGTCGGATTTGGGGGAGGGACCCGAAAGGGATTTGGCTTTCGGAATGTGGGTATACGGAAAACTTAGAAGAGGAACTCGACCGAGAGGGTTTTCGGTATTTTTTTGTCGACACACATGGCATCACCCATGCAAACCCTCGTCCCAAATTTGGAGTGTATGCCCCTGTAGAAGTGGGGTATGGAGTCTTTGCATTTGGCCGAGACCCTGAAAGTAGCAAACAAGTTTGGAGTTCGATCGATGGATACCCAGGGGACTTCCGTTACCGCGAATACTACCGTGATATTGGACACGACCTTCCTTGGGAAGAAATCTCACCTTACCTCCATTCCAATGGGATCCGCATCAATACAAGTATCAAATACTTCCGCATCACAGGTAAAACAGGGGACAAAGGATACTACCATCCTGACTGGGCGATGGAAGCTTGTGGAAACCATGCGGAAGATTTTTTACAAAATCGAATCAAACAAGCTGAACATTTATTTGAGATAAACAAACAACCGTCAGTTGTTGTTTCTCCGTATGACGCTGAGTTGTACGGCCACTGGTGGTATGAAGGCCCTCAGTTCATCGAATTTTTATTCAAAAAAATCCACTTCAACCAAAACACCATCCAACTCTCCCACCCACTAGAAGCGGCAAGGTCACTTCCTAAGATCCAATCCGTTGAGATGAAGATGTCGAGTTGGGGAGAAAATGGGTATGGGGACGTTTGGCTCAACTCAAATAATGATTGGATTTACCCTCTCATCCATGACCTAAGCATCAGGATGCACAAACGAGTGCACGAACTAAGTACTGGGACAGAAATCCAAATTCGTATCTTAAAACAAATGGGACGGGAACTCCTCCTCTTACAAAGTAGTGACTGGGCTTTTATCATGAAGACAGGAACAATGGTGGATTATGCAATCCGCCGAACGAACGTACATACCAATTTGTTTCTGGCACTGGAAGCCATGCTCACTGGGCCCTTGGACATGTCGGTTTTGGAAGCGGCAGAAACCGAAAACAATGCCTTTCCGGACATCCGGCTCGAAGATTTTCGCTAG
- a CDS encoding SET domain-containing protein, with translation MKKKKSVKKAKKRKPVVYTEKDFIVKPSSVPNIGMGLFTKQTLYKGDTIGYYMGKIITDDQAESNKYVDSKYLLWICKDWWIYGEGRESNYTRYINHSSKPNAELITSVRWKTARFKVLKTIKEGEEIFFDYGKDYWDNVDFKPK, from the coding sequence ATGAAGAAAAAGAAATCTGTTAAGAAGGCAAAAAAAAGAAAACCGGTTGTGTATACCGAAAAGGATTTTATCGTAAAACCGTCTTCAGTTCCCAATATTGGCATGGGACTTTTCACCAAACAAACATTATACAAAGGTGATACCATTGGTTATTATATGGGTAAAATCATTACCGATGACCAAGCTGAATCCAATAAATATGTCGATTCCAAATACCTGCTTTGGATCTGTAAGGATTGGTGGATTTATGGGGAAGGACGAGAATCAAATTACACTCGTTATATCAACCACTCTTCCAAACCCAATGCAGAACTCATCACTTCTGTCAGGTGGAAAACTGCCAGGTTCAAAGTTTTAAAAACCATTAAAGAAGGCGAAGAGATCTTTTTTGATTACGGAAAAGATTATTGGGATAACGTAGACTTCAAACCGAAGTGA
- a CDS encoding tetratricopeptide repeat protein, producing MDPIQKNRFRIEEQTSKPSYYQEDPYLRNLGKEKETTYESETTVRRPVLSFLFWSFLVLLILGFLTAAYWWYLQKKQNPEEIAKVLKDLPTDKKALNLLVDKPYLPDDSVNPKLAACLNAYHNRYVNRVGTVCEEFLNSPGSDEDKSIALTVLGVMYDEAGRYINAIERLEKAIQYDSKNYFAFYNLSLALKHAGKFEEARRAAERAKEIAPNDYRVALLQGNLFQEIGDPTSAIEAYKEGQALAPSDVTLTYNLAISYLKQGNMAEAISEFQKVVQTAPNSQTAVLSYGHLGTIFYQREDYDRAEYYFREVIRLKTGDAKAYYNLGLVYLKKKVPEEAAKYFQKALDSNANEPEVYRYIADAFLSMGQTNMAITALKKALLLKPSDVDSLFALAELYYKKGELVEAESLFRRIIRLTPGDTYSETAYVNLGIILDEMERYSESIAAFEGALSLNPKNQSAYYNLGLSYLHAGKPTMAIESLRKSQALDPNHVPSRLAIADYYLENRFFNEAISEYEEAIAWKPELYEARLKLADVYIQTKNYPAAEKMLVYVLENAKDPKEIKLAHRKLALSYASSGNSGLSKRAKEEAFRATHIDPEDMESRLVLAKILIDSGSLVDREKAIEELTVITRSDVTPTISSKAHNYLGFCYFKNGEFKRALSSFQTAIDLNPSLSEAYENKRAARAQYEKSLESKKRTFY from the coding sequence ATGGATCCTATCCAAAAAAACCGCTTTCGCATTGAGGAACAAACCTCCAAGCCAAGTTACTACCAGGAAGATCCATACTTAAGGAACCTGGGAAAAGAAAAAGAAACGACTTATGAATCAGAAACAACGGTAAGGCGGCCAGTTTTATCGTTTTTGTTTTGGTCGTTTCTCGTCCTTCTCATCCTCGGGTTTTTAACAGCCGCCTACTGGTGGTATTTACAAAAAAAACAAAATCCAGAAGAAATTGCCAAAGTCTTAAAAGACCTTCCCACAGACAAAAAAGCACTGAACCTTCTTGTCGATAAACCCTATCTGCCAGATGATTCGGTGAATCCAAAACTTGCGGCTTGTCTCAATGCCTATCACAACCGTTATGTGAACCGTGTGGGCACAGTTTGTGAAGAGTTTCTCAATTCCCCAGGAAGTGACGAAGACAAATCCATTGCCCTCACCGTACTTGGGGTGATGTATGATGAAGCAGGGCGTTACATCAATGCCATCGAACGATTGGAAAAAGCCATCCAATATGATTCCAAAAACTATTTTGCCTTTTATAATTTGTCCCTTGCTTTGAAACATGCAGGGAAATTTGAAGAAGCAAGGCGTGCCGCAGAACGTGCTAAAGAAATCGCACCTAACGATTACCGTGTGGCACTTTTACAAGGAAACTTATTCCAAGAAATTGGTGACCCCACAAGTGCCATCGAAGCCTATAAAGAAGGGCAAGCCCTTGCTCCAAGTGATGTGACCCTCACTTACAACCTTGCTATCAGTTACTTAAAACAAGGGAATATGGCCGAGGCTATCTCTGAGTTCCAAAAAGTGGTACAAACGGCACCCAATTCCCAAACCGCTGTTTTGTCCTACGGACATCTCGGAACCATTTTTTACCAAAGGGAAGATTATGACCGTGCGGAGTATTATTTCCGAGAAGTGATCCGTCTGAAAACGGGAGATGCCAAAGCTTACTATAACTTAGGTTTGGTGTATTTGAAGAAAAAAGTCCCAGAAGAGGCGGCCAAATACTTCCAAAAGGCACTCGATTCCAATGCAAACGAACCAGAAGTGTATCGTTATATTGCTGATGCGTTTTTGTCCATGGGACAAACCAATATGGCAATCACTGCCTTAAAAAAAGCACTCCTCTTAAAACCATCTGATGTGGATTCTCTTTTTGCTTTAGCCGAGCTCTATTATAAAAAAGGGGAACTTGTCGAAGCGGAGAGTTTATTTCGTAGGATCATCCGACTCACCCCAGGCGATACGTATTCTGAAACAGCGTATGTGAATTTAGGAATCATCTTAGATGAGATGGAGCGGTATTCGGAAAGCATTGCGGCCTTTGAAGGGGCACTTTCTCTCAATCCAAAAAACCAATCGGCCTATTACAATTTGGGTCTTTCCTATTTACACGCGGGAAAACCAACGATGGCGATTGAGTCCTTACGAAAGTCGCAGGCCCTGGATCCAAATCACGTTCCTTCGAGACTTGCGATTGCCGATTATTATTTAGAGAACCGTTTTTTTAACGAAGCCATTTCCGAATACGAAGAAGCAATTGCTTGGAAACCAGAACTCTATGAAGCAAGACTAAAACTGGCCGATGTTTACATCCAAACCAAAAACTATCCTGCCGCCGAAAAGATGTTAGTGTATGTTTTGGAAAATGCCAAGGATCCAAAAGAGATCAAACTCGCACACAGAAAACTGGCCTTAAGTTATGCGAGTAGTGGGAACTCTGGACTTTCCAAACGAGCGAAAGAAGAAGCCTTTCGTGCCACTCATATTGATCCAGAAGATATGGAATCAAGGCTCGTACTTGCTAAAATCCTCATTGATTCGGGTTCACTTGTGGACCGGGAAAAGGCGATTGAAGAGCTCACGGTCATCACACGTTCCGATGTCACACCCACCATTTCTTCCAAAGCCCATAATTATTTAGGTTTTTGTTATTTTAAAAACGGGGAATTCAAACGAGCACTTTCCAGTTTCCAAACGGCCATCGACTTAAATCCCAGTTTGTCGGAAGCCTATGAAAACAAACGTGCCGCAAGAGCCCAATACGAAAAATCTTTGGAATCCAAAAAGAGAACCTTTTATTGA
- a CDS encoding class I SAM-dependent methyltransferase — MNLFDFIPHRTFPEFYEICRHTGVLRYLPAKHREYGDSYFMEEYMSQYKKSYYEDEPNLRAMAKRRLSNLAKLVRQIDEANGDSKDSNSLLQNNSLLEIGSAAGFFLDEAKSLGYKSKGLELSPKEVEYSKTKLGLDVERLSVLSVAEREWKESFSVIAAFFVIEHIDDIEGIWKRLQAWTRPGGYLYLAVPSSFGPSFQTNPKEWFRTHPSDHFFDYSVHSLKKLLSILGFDVNYVRPMSYHSYRDLGLRGKLPEWLYRLYANQFAYGDTIELIARKRTH; from the coding sequence TTGAATTTGTTTGATTTTATTCCACATCGGACATTCCCCGAATTTTACGAAATTTGTCGGCATACGGGTGTTTTGCGTTATCTTCCCGCAAAACATAGAGAATACGGGGACAGTTACTTTATGGAAGAATACATGTCCCAATACAAAAAATCCTATTACGAAGACGAACCAAACCTTCGTGCCATGGCAAAACGAAGGCTAAGTAACTTGGCAAAATTGGTTCGACAGATTGATGAGGCAAATGGGGATTCGAAGGATAGTAATTCACTACTTCAAAACAATTCCCTTTTGGAAATTGGATCTGCCGCTGGATTTTTTTTAGACGAAGCCAAATCACTCGGGTACAAATCCAAAGGCCTTGAACTTTCGCCAAAAGAAGTAGAATATTCGAAAACAAAACTGGGTCTCGATGTTGAAAGGCTGTCAGTTCTTTCTGTTGCAGAAAGGGAATGGAAAGAATCCTTCTCAGTGATTGCGGCTTTTTTTGTGATCGAACACATTGATGATATCGAAGGGATATGGAAGAGGTTGCAGGCCTGGACTCGGCCAGGTGGGTATTTGTATTTGGCAGTTCCTTCTAGTTTTGGGCCAAGTTTTCAGACCAATCCGAAGGAATGGTTTAGGACCCATCCCTCTGACCACTTTTTTGACTACTCAGTCCACTCCCTGAAAAAACTCTTGTCAATCCTTGGCTTCGACGTGAACTATGTTAGACCTATGTCGTATCACTCCTACCGGGATTTAGGCCTCCGAGGCAAACTCCCCGAATGGCTGTATCGACTGTACGCAAACCAATTTGCCTATGGTGATACCATCGAACTGATTGCCAGAAAAAGAACACACTGA
- the raiA gene encoding ribosome-associated translation inhibitor RaiA, whose protein sequence is MKINYTWKHLDRSEAAEKYADEKLERVTKFVQKIVSCEVSFEAIHGEIHANLKLHADGNNFNAHNQDKDVYVCIDGLEDKIISQTSKHHDKKSQH, encoded by the coding sequence ATGAAAATCAATTATACTTGGAAACATTTAGACCGATCCGAAGCTGCTGAAAAATACGCTGATGAAAAACTAGAACGTGTGACAAAATTCGTTCAAAAAATAGTATCTTGTGAAGTTTCCTTTGAAGCCATCCATGGAGAAATCCACGCTAACCTCAAGTTACACGCTGATGGAAATAATTTTAACGCACACAACCAAGACAAAGATGTCTATGTTTGTATCGATGGTTTAGAAGACAAAATCATTTCCCAAACAAGCAAACACCACGACAAAAAAAGCCAACACTAA
- the ribH gene encoding 6,7-dimethyl-8-ribityllumazine synthase, protein MTALLEGTRIGNGQKHCVIVSKFNEFITESLLKGAKDAYRQHGVLDSDVTVIYVPGAFELPQTVKRVLQSKKYQFSAIVCLGAVIRGATSHYDLVSGEAAKVGSVADGSVPVIFGVITTESIEQAIERAGTKSGNKGYEAATTAIEMANLFKEIG, encoded by the coding sequence ATGACAGCTTTATTGGAAGGCACACGAATCGGAAACGGACAAAAACATTGTGTCATCGTTTCAAAGTTCAATGAATTCATCACCGAGTCCCTCTTAAAAGGGGCAAAAGATGCTTACAGACAACATGGAGTCCTCGACTCAGATGTCACCGTAATCTATGTGCCAGGAGCATTTGAGCTCCCACAAACCGTCAAACGAGTCCTACAATCTAAAAAATACCAATTCTCTGCCATTGTTTGCCTAGGTGCTGTGATCCGTGGTGCTACTTCTCATTATGACTTAGTGTCTGGGGAAGCGGCAAAAGTAGGATCGGTCGCTGATGGTTCGGTTCCCGTCATTTTTGGAGTCATTACGACTGAATCCATCGAACAAGCAATTGAACGAGCGGGGACCAAATCGGGAAACAAAGGATACGAAGCAGCAACCACAGCCATTGAAATGGCAAATCTTTTCAAAGAGATCGGATGA